The following proteins are co-located in the Periplaneta americana isolate PAMFEO1 chromosome 12, P.americana_PAMFEO1_priV1, whole genome shotgun sequence genome:
- the LOC138710564 gene encoding gastrula zinc finger protein XlCGF57.1-like isoform X1, protein MEPRNAGAGANVNGGYKSLESWNCKIKREPVEVAEDGANTMSEEDDVAAKFLTIEMEPEEMSCAAETTEETKAGAQAKQSTPTKTWHNSTDAVSTGVQKNCDKILSKCSDMSKHCISDCLECGISKGSVRNMPERMTYKCDTCGKEFFRRGHLVQHVRIHTGDKPFKCVICGRGFTRKVYVAKHIQFHADEESTNFESNGTMPLDGEALKHIQSGEKPFKCKFCGQEFFHNGSLVKHVRIHSGEKPYKCEICGKGFPVRRDLGRHVRIHTGEKPYRCETCGKGFSDSGNFYRHVRVHTGERPYTCETCGKSFAGNGDLVRHVRIHSGEKPFKCETCGRGFSDRGNFLKHMRVLHSGRQPVK, encoded by the exons GAAGTTGCTGAGGATGGGGCAAACACTATGTCGGAAGAGGATGATGTCGCAGCCAAGTTCTTGACCATTGAGATGGAACCTGAG GAAATGTCATGTGCTGCTGAGACAACAGAAGAAACAAAAGCTGGAGCACAGGCAAAACAGAGCACACCAACAAAGAC CTGGCACAACAGTACTGACGCTGTCTCTACAGGAGTGCAGAAGAACTGTGACAAGATTTTATCAAAATGCAGTGACATGAGCAAGCACTGCATTTCTGATTGTTTGGAGTGCGGAATTAGTAAAGGGAGTGTGAGAAATATGCCTGAGCGGATGACTTACAAGTGCGACACCTGTGGGAAAGAATTTTTCCGCAGAGGACATCTCGTTCAGCATGTGCGAATTCACACCGGAGACAAACCGTTCAAGTGCGTCATCTGCGGAAGAGGTTTCACTCGAAAAGTTTATGTTGCAAAGCACATTCAGTTTCACGCCGACGAGGAATCTACAAACTTTGAGAGCAATGGAACTATGCCATTGGACGGCGAAGCTCTCAAACACATCCAATCGGGggagaagcctttcaaatgcaagttttgtgGACAAGAGTTCTTTCATAACGGATCTCTCGTCAAGCATGTTAGAATCCATTCTGGGGAGAAGCCTTATAAGTGCGAGATCTGTGGAAAAGGCTTTCCCGTTCGGAGAGATCTCGGGAGACACGTACGAATTCATACCGGTGAGAAACCATATCGGTGTGAAACTTGTGGGAAAGGATTTTCTGATAGTGGCAATTTTTATAGGCATGTGAGAGTACACACCGGGGAGAGGCCTTACACGTGTGAGACCTGTGGGAAAAGTTTCGCAGGAAATGGAGATCTTGTTAGACATGTGCGTATTCATAGTGGAGAGAAACCGTTTAAGTGTGAAACTTGTGGACGAGGGTTTTCGGACAGAGGAAATTTCCTGAAACATATGCGAGTTCTTCACTCTGGAAGACAGCCCGTTAAATAG